One window from the genome of Alosa alosa isolate M-15738 ecotype Scorff River chromosome 15, AALO_Geno_1.1, whole genome shotgun sequence encodes:
- the gpr4 gene encoding G-protein coupled receptor 4 yields MASNNTAICNITCQVDTKIDQFFHPTLYIIVIVLGLPTNCMALWAAYLQVRQKNELGVYLINLSVADLLYIATLPLWIDYFLHHDNWVHGQESCKLFGFIFYTNIYVSIAFLCCISVDRYLAVAHPLRFAKVRRVKTAVAVSAVVWVIEVVANSAPLFHNELFPNERNHTLCFERYPMQEWVAGMNLYRSFLGFLAPWLVMLAGYRGILRAVRTNVSTEREEKAKIKRLALSLVLIALLCFAPYHVLLLWRSVLFLRAPCSCGGEEMLFPSYHAALALTSLNCVADPILYCFVNEGARHDVGRALTRLLAALSCGSPVPSMHIDGLTGASVTVETPLASKKTGFCGEVRTSSYKAELEAFKDECLQMTILSVKK; encoded by the coding sequence ATGGCGAGTAACAACACGGCCATATGCAACATCACCTGCCAGGTGGACACCAAAATCGACCAGTTCTTCCACCCGACTCTCTACATCATCGTCATCGTTCTGGGCCTGCCCACCAACTGCATGGCATTGTGGGCCGCGTACCTGCAGGTGCGTCAGAAGAACGAGCTGGGCGTCTACCTCATCAACCTATCGGTGGCCGACCTGCTGTACATCGCCACACTGCCGCTCTGGATCGACTACTTCCTGCACCACGACAACTGGGTCCACGGCCAGGAGTCCTGCAAGCTCTTCGGCTTCATCTTCTACACCAACATCTACGTGAGCATCGCGTTCCTCTGCTGCATCTCCGTCGACCGCTACCTGGCTGTGGCGCACCCGCTCCGCTTCGCCAAGGTGCGCCGCGTCAAGACGGCGGTGGCGGTCAGCGCCGTGGTGTGGGTCATCGAGGTGGTGGCCAACTCGGCGCCGCTCTTCCACAACGAGCTCTTCCCCAACGAGCGCAACCACACGCTCTGCTTCGAGCGCTACCCCATGCAGGAGTGGGTGGCGGGCATGAACCTGTACCGCTCCTTCCTGGGCTTCCTGGCGCCGTGGCTGGTCATGCTGGCGGGCTACCGGGGCATCCTGCGCGCCGTGCGCACCAACGTGTCCACCGAGCGCGAGGAGAAGGCAAAGATCAAGCGGCTGGCGCTGAGCCTGGTGCTGATCGCGCTGCTGTGCTTCGCGCCGTACcacgtgctgctgctgtggcggAGCGTGCTCTTCCTGCGCGCCCCTTGCAGCTGCGGTGGCGAGGAGATGCTCTTCCCGTCCTACCACGCTGCGCTGGCCCTGACCAGCCTCAACTGCGTGGCCGACCCCATCCTCTACTGCTTCGTCAACGAGGGCGCGCGCCACGACGTCGGCCGGGCGCTCACGCGACTCCTTGCCGCGCTCAGCTGCGGATCGCCCGTGCCCTCGATGCACATCGATGGACTCACCGGGGCCTCCGTCACCGTGGAGACACCCCTGGCCTCCAAAAAGACGGGCTTCTGCGGCGAGGTGAGGACGAGCTCCTACAAGGCCGAGCTGGAGGCCTTCAAAGACGAATGCCTTCAGATGACCATTCTCAGTGTTAAGAAGTAA